DNA from Variovorax sp. PBL-H6:
TGATCACCACGGACAGTACGGCGAAGCGGATCCAGAAAGCGCGCGTCTCGATCGGCAGCATGCCTGGCGTCGGCACGGCCGGGGGTGGCGGCGCGTGCGGGGTCCGCAGCGCCTTCATGCTCTGGAGTGCGGACGGGCCGGTGGCCGCGAAGGACGGCAGTTTCGCCGCGCAGCCCTTGCAGAACTTGGCGCTCTCGCGGTTCCCGGTTCCGCACTGGTCGCAGACCACCGGCATGTCAGATCTCCCGGCCGAGGCCCCGCGCAGCCAGCAGGGCCTTGAGCCGTCGAACTTCATGCTCGAGATCGAGGATCAGCGCCGCGGCATCGAGTCCGACTCCGAAGTCGCGCTCCAGCCGGCGCGCATCGAGTGCGCATTGCAGGTCGGCGCTGTGGAAGCACCAGTCGTCCGGGCGTTCGGCGGGGCCGCGCACCTCGATGATGCCGACCTCGACGAGTTGAACGACCCACGCAATCTCGGCGCCGCAGGCATGCGCGAGCTCGCCGGCACGCAGCGGATGGGCATTGCCCAGAGGGATGGTGTCGAAAGATGGGCTGGCCATGACGTCAGACTCCCAGATGACGGCGCGGATCGAAAGGGGCGGCCTGTGCCAACTGCTCGTAGGCTTTGCGCGCGACTTCGGTCTGGGCTGGCGGCAGCGCGATCTCCAGCAGCAGGTACAGGTTGCCAGGCGGCTGGCCGGGCAGGCCGCGCTCCTTCAGCCGCAGCTTGAGGCCGTTGCGGGCGCCGGGCGGCACCGTGACCTCGACGATGCCTCCGCCGGGCGTGGGCACCTTCACCTGTGCGCCGAGCGCGCCTTCGGTCGGCGTGACCGGCAGCGTCATGTACAGGTCGCGTCCCTCGATGCGATAAAGCGTGTGCGGCGCGATGCGCACCTCGAGGTACAGGTCGCCCGCCGGTTCGCCGCCATGCCCCGGCATGCCCTGGCCGGCGAGCCGGATGTACTGGCCGGGATGCACGCCGGGCGGGATCTTCACGGCGAGCGTCCGGGTGTTCCATTGGGGGCGGCCCTGGTCGTCGAGCTCCTGCGATCGCAGGGTAATCTCGCGCTCAGCGCCTTTCAGGGCATCTTCCAGCGTGATCTCGATCGCCGCGTGGTGGTCCTCGCCCCGTGCCCGGTATTGACGGCGCTGGGCGCCGCGGCGCTCGGCGGCGCCGAAGACCGACGAGAAGAACTCGCTGAACTCGGCATGGTCTGCCGGCCCCTGCCCCGGCCCGCGGTGGAACTCGAAGCCCTCGTCCCAGCCCGGCGGCGGCTGGAAGCCATCGCCGGCGCCAGCGCCCGCCTGGTGGCCTCGAGCGACCTGATCTGCCAGTGCGTCGTAGGCGGCGCGCTTCTCCTTGTCGCGCAGCACGTCGTTCGCCTCGTTGATCTCGCGCATGCGCCGCTCAGCGTCAGGCTCCTTGCTGACGTCCGGGTGGTACTTCCGCGCGAGCCTGCGGTAGGCCTTGCGGATGTCCTCTTCCGTCGCGCCGCGCTCGACCCCGAGCGCTTGGTAATAGTTCTTGAAGTCCATGGGCAAATTCGGGCGGCTTCGGGAGCCGTTCAGGCCAACGCGGCCCCACCATCCGAATGGTGCAGGAGCGGCCTCACCGTCCATGTAGGACCGCTTCGCTCGAAGCGCAAGGGCTGCGCGTTGCCGAGCACGCTGCGCTCCGGCGCAATGCCGAGCGCCGCCACCAGCACGTGGAGCGAGCCGCCATGGGCCACGATCAGCACCGGCGCTGGGTGGGCGAGCGCCGCCTCCAGCGCGGCCCGCTTGCGCAGGACGAACTCGGCCAGCGTTTCGCCGCCTTCGGGTTCGCAGGCCCAGTCCAGTTCGGCCGAGGAAGTCCCGATGAGGGCGCCGAAGTTGCGCTCTCGCAGGCTCTCGAAGTGCAGTGGAGCGATGCCCAGGCCGGCCGCGACCGTGTGAGCCGTGTCGAAGGCGCGCCGGGCGTCACTGCAGACCACGCTGCGGATCGGCTCGCCCGCCAGCCGCTCGGCAGCGCGCGCCGCCTGCTGCAGGCCGAGCGTGCTCAGCGGAGCGTCGACGGCCTGGAAGATCCGCTGTGCATTGCCTGCGGTCTGGCCGTGGCGCAGGAAGTAGAAGTGGTTGCAAGCCGGCAGCAACGGCAGGGCTGCGGCCAGTTCGATCAGTCGGGCAAGGCCGTCTTGCATGCATATCCTCGATAACCGAGTAGAAGGGGAGCGCCGATCCGCT
Protein-coding regions in this window:
- a CDS encoding chaperone modulator CbpM, which gives rise to MASPSFDTIPLGNAHPLRAGELAHACGAEIAWVVQLVEVGIIEVRGPAERPDDWCFHSADLQCALDARRLERDFGVGLDAAALILDLEHEVRRLKALLAARGLGREI
- a CDS encoding DnaJ C-terminal domain-containing protein, yielding MDFKNYYQALGVERGATEEDIRKAYRRLARKYHPDVSKEPDAERRMREINEANDVLRDKEKRAAYDALADQVARGHQAGAGAGDGFQPPPGWDEGFEFHRGPGQGPADHAEFSEFFSSVFGAAERRGAQRRQYRARGEDHHAAIEITLEDALKGAEREITLRSQELDDQGRPQWNTRTLAVKIPPGVHPGQYIRLAGQGMPGHGGEPAGDLYLEVRIAPHTLYRIEGRDLYMTLPVTPTEGALGAQVKVPTPGGGIVEVTVPPGARNGLKLRLKERGLPGQPPGNLYLLLEIALPPAQTEVARKAYEQLAQAAPFDPRRHLGV
- a CDS encoding histidine phosphatase family protein, translated to MQDGLARLIELAAALPLLPACNHFYFLRHGQTAGNAQRIFQAVDAPLSTLGLQQAARAAERLAGEPIRSVVCSDARRAFDTAHTVAAGLGIAPLHFESLRERNFGALIGTSSAELDWACEPEGGETLAEFVLRKRAALEAALAHPAPVLIVAHGGSLHVLVAALGIAPERSVLGNAQPLRFERSGPTWTVRPLLHHSDGGAALA